The Liquorilactobacillus nagelii DSM 13675 DNA window TTTCAGCAAGTTCCAGTCGTTTAGGAACAATATCAACACAGATAACTTTTGAACAACCAGTAATCTTAGCCGCCATTAACGCACCTAAACCGACAGCTCCAGTGCCAAAAATTACTAACGATGAACCAACTTCGGGTTTTAGGCCATTGAAGACTGTACCTGAGCCAGTTACGAAGCCACAGCCTAAGGGTCCAACTTTACGCAAGTCAATTTTTTTATCGATAACGGTTACATTTCGATCGTCAACAATCGTTTCGCTAGCAAAGGATGACTGATTAAAGAGCATTTTAACCGGAGTCCCATCTTCAGTGAAAAAAGGTACAGAATCATCGATTCGAGTTCCTTCCATATTTAAGCGATTCCAATTTACACAAGCCGCAGGACGTCCGTTAAGACAATTTTTACAGTAGCCATCATAATCATAACAAAGAACGACATGATCACCGGGTTTGGTAGAACGAACCGCTCGACCAACTTCGGTAACAATTCCAGCACCTTCATGGCCTAAAACAGCAGGAAAAGGGAATTGGCCACCTTGACCATTGCGGACGGCTTCGTCGGTATGACAAATTCCACTAGCTACCATATGGACACGGACATCGTGTGGAGCTAATTCTTCGGTAATTTGCAGTGTTTTAATTTCAAAATCTTTGTCGGTGCCGGAAAGTACGGCAGCTTTAATTTTTTTCATTAGTAACAACTCCTGATTTTTAAATTAGTTATTACTGATAACGTTATCAATTAATTATTATCTTAAAACAAAATAAAAAGATTGCAAGCTTTATTTTTAAAAGGCTTTCATTAAAAATGTGAAGTATAATGCGAATTTAGTTAAGTAAAAAATTACAGCTGAAAATTAGCGAAAAACTGCACAAATCAGTTCTGTAATAAATAATTGAAAATTTCAATAATTTATTATAATTTCAAAAAATTGTTTTAATTATCACAAGGGTTTTAAAAAATAATAATGTGAAATTTTGAACTAAAAACCAGATATTTAATTAAAATTTAATTTTTGATTGAAATTTAAAAACGATGATTTTTGAAGAAAAAGTGATTTTACTCTAGAATAAGAAATGTAATTATAATCGAAAGGAGTCTTTATAATGAACGATCCAAAATTTAAATATCCTGATAAAGCTTCATATAAATTTGTTACTGATTATTTTAAATCTAAAGGGGTGGAAGCAGAGGACATTGCTTCAATTACTTATAATATCCAACGACAATATGTGCCCGGTCTTGAGATGCAGGAAGTAAGTGATGCAGTTATCGATGTTTTACACAAACGTGAGGTTTTAAATAACGCAATGGTGGGGATTGTTTTAGATCAATTTGCAAGTCAGCACCAATTACCAGAACCACTGCAAAGTATTGTTGAAAATGATAGTGGGGTTTTCGGCGTTGATGAATTGTTGGCAGAAGGCGGGATTTCTGGAATTTATGGCAAAATTGCAACGACAAATTTTGGATATCTAGATAAGGAAAAACATGGGATATTGAAGCAACTTGATCATCCTAGTGAGGGAAATGTGAATACTTTCTTGGATGATATCATTGCCGCGGTTGCTGCAGCTGCAGGAGCAAAAATAGCTCATGCGCATGCTTAGAATTAATTTTTAAATTAAAATTATTCCGTTGAATTTGATTGGCCTAATTAAATTCAGCGGATTTTTATTGACATCTTGGCTAATCATGGTAAGTTAGAAACTATAATTAAATTATGGTTAAATAAGCATGAAAATATTAGGAGAGAAAAGATGCCGATTAGTAAGAAAAAACAGTTGACGCTGCTAAGTGTCCTGTTGATGATTTTTACCTCAACATTCGCTTTTGATAATACCTCAATTGCATATTATACGATGGGATATGCTGGAATTATTTGGTATATCTTAGCAGCATTATTGTTTTTTGTACCCTCAACACTTATGTTTGCTGAGTTTGGAGCAGCCTTGCATGAACAGCCGGGAGGAGTTTTTGCTTGGCTGGAAAATTCATTAGGCCTGAAGTGGGCTTTTATTGGCGGTTTTATTTGGATAGCATCGTGGGTCATATTAATTGTCTCGACCGTTTCTAAAATTTGGATTATGTTATCAACTACTATTAGTGGTTCTGACCAAACAGGCAGTTGGCGGCTGGGTAATCTAACGTCCACACAATTTATTGGTATTATTAGTATTTTATTTTTTGTGTTAGTGACAGCCATTGCCACCCGAGGACTAAAAAAAGTGGCTCATTTAGCAGCAATTGGAGGAATTGCCGCGGCCGTTTTAACTGTCTTCTTTTGTTTAGCCAGTCTAGTATTGCTTGCCAAAAATGGATTTCATTTAGCCGAACCAGTTAAATTACCACAAACATTCATTAAATCACCGCGAGTCGGTTATCAGTCGACCAGTCAGATGATTTCTTTTTTAATCTTTGCGGTTTATGCATATGCTGGGATTGAAGCAATTGGTGGTGTATCTGATCAAATGAAAAATGCCAAAAAGAATTTTCCACTTGCTTTAGGTTTAGGTGCTTTGTTAATTAGTTCTGCATATGCAGTGATAATATTTCTTTGGGGAGCTTCTGCTAATTGGCAAGAAGTCTTTCATCGTTCTGGGGTAAATCTTGGAAATACTACTTACGTTTTAATGAGTAATTTAGGCTATCAATTGGGTCATCAGTTTAATTTAACACCTAAAGCTACTCAAAGTCTTAGCTTTTTCTTTGCACGTTTTGGTTCGTTAGCCATGCTTTTGAGTTATCTAGGCTCTTTTTTTGTAATAGTTTATATGCCAATCAAATCATTCATTTTGGGCACGCCCAAAAAATTATGGCCGAAAGCTTTGCCAAAACTAAATCGCTATAATATGCCGGCTAATGCTATGTGGTGGCAAGCATTGATCGTAGCTTGTTTGATTGGATTAACTTCTTTTGGCAATAAATCAGCAACAGCTTTTTATAATATTTTGACTTTGATGGACAACCTTTCTTCAACTTTGCCCTATCTTTTTTTGGTGACAGCTTTTCCTTTCTTTAAAGCTAACCAGCAGTTGTCTAAGCCATTCGAGTTATTTCATCGAAAAAGTAGTAGTTGGGCAGTAGTTATTTTAGTTGATTGTTTATTACTGTTAGGTGTTGGTTCAACTATGTATTCAGCTGTGGTTGCGCAAAATTATATGGACTTATTTTTAGAGCTAGTTGGACCGGTTCTCTTTGGAATTATTGGATATGCACTTTACTTGCTCTACTGTCGTCGCCGGCAAAATTCAATTTAATTTTTAGGCTTGACAATTAAATAGCATAAGATTAGAATACAAACAACGTTGTTATCTAATTTTAATTAATTGGATCTTTTGAGAAGAAGAGTAGCTGGTGCGTTGTTTTACAGAGAACCTGTGGAAGCTGAGAGCAGGAACTAACAAACTGGTGAAGATGAGCTTTGAAATAGAAATACTTGGTGCAAGCCAAGTATTCGGTAGGAACCGTTAACTTCCCAGATATAATTAAAGTATCGTTGAGGTGTCATTAGACACGAAAAAGGGTGGTACCGCGTTTCGTTCGCCCCTTGTTGATTCGGTTTATACTGGATTGATGAGGGGCTTTTTCTTTTGGTAAAATTTGAAGCTTGGAAATTAGATAGGGCAACGGAAATACATTTAACGGTAAAATTTTGAAAGGTGGAAATTTAGATGACTAATACAACAGCAACCAAATTACATTATGATATTGTTGGTAGTTTTTTACGACCAGCAGAATTAAAAGCGGCACGTGAAAAATTTAAAGCAGGAGAAATTTCTGTGGCTGATTTGCATCAAGCAGAAGATCAAGCGATTGAAGATTTAGTTGCAAAAGAAAAGGCTCACGGATTGAAAGTGGTAACCGATGGAGAATTTCGTCGCAGCTGGTGGCATTTGGATACTTTTTGGGGATTTTCAGGTGTGAAGAAGATTGAAAGACAACAGGGCTATACTTTCCATGATGAAGAAACACGAGCAGAGTCTGCTCAAGTCAGTGGGAAAGTGGCATTTAGTTCAGATCATCCAGATTTAGCAGCCTACAAATTCTTGCATACATTGACTGTAAATGACCCAGAAATTTCAGATCGCCAAAGCATTCCGGCACCAGCACAGTTGTATGCTGAATTAATTCGAGGCGAGAAAAATCGGCAAGCAATTGCAAAATATTATTCGAATGAAGCAGATTTAGTTGCTGATATTGGTCAAGCATATCATGATCTGTTGCTGGCATTATATGATGCTGGTTGTCGGGATGTGAAATTTGATGACTGTACTTGGGGAATGATTGTTGATGACAATTATTGGAAAAATCGTATTCAGGAAGGTTTTAGCCGAGATGAATTAGCTGAAGCCTATCTTAAGGTAAACAATGCTGCATTGGTTGACTTGCCAGAAGACTTACAAGTTACAACTCATGTCTGTCGCGGTAATTATCATTCTACTTGGGCAGCAGCTGGTGGATATGCTCCAATTGCTGATTATCTATTTGCTCGCGAGAATGTCAAATCATTTTATTTGGAATATGATGACAGCCGCTCAGGTGATTTTGCTCCACTAGCAAAAGTTGCAGCTGGCAAAGATGTGGTTTTGGGTCTGGTCACTAGCAAACACCCTGAGCTTGAAGATTCCCAGACATTAATTAAACGGGTTGAAGAAGCCAGTCAATTTGTACCACTGGAACATTTAGCTCTTAGTACCCAGTGTGGTTTTGCTTCAACTGAAGAAGGTAATAAACTGACAGAAAAACAACAGTGGGACAAGATTGAATTAGTAATTGATGTTGCCAACCAAATTTGGAAATAGTTTGTGTTGACATTTGTAAACTAGATTGCTATAATAAAGCTAAATTTGTCAAAGATGAGTAACTGGTTAATGTTTCTTTCAGAGAATCCCAGTAAGCTGAGATGGGATAGTAACGAACCAGTGAAGATGGTCTTACCATAATTTTCTGTAGTGAGTTCGATGAATAAGCGACAGACAGGTGTGCCTGTTATAGCATACAGGTTTTGAATGACCTTTTGAGGATAATCAGGGAGACTTGATTATTAAAAAACGAGTGGTAACGCGAAAACATCGCCTCGTGACTAGTTAAGATTAGTCAGGGGCTTTTTATTTTGGGGAAAGAAGTGACTAGCTATGTGTTGTTTGAGACAACAAAAAATTCGCCGCTGGCTGGCGTTATGGCATGGATCAGGTTGGTGGAAAATAGTGATAAATAATTTTGAAACTTAAAAATAAAATTATTTATGAAGGAGATTTGCAACAATGAATCAAAAAAGGCGCAAAATATTTTGGGGTGGACTGATTGCAGCCATTATCGTGATCATTGGAGTTGTTGGTTGGCAAAGCAGTACTAAAAATAAACAGAAAAGTACAACCAAAGCAACCAAACAGACAATTAATTTAGCAGCCAGTTATACAATTACTTCACTGGATGTTGCTAAAATTACTGATCGTACATCATTTAATCAAATTGATAACGTGGGCGAGGGTTTATATCAATATGATAAAAATGGTAATGCCTTGAAGGCTTTAGCCATCAAGACAAAAGTTTCGAAAAATAAAAGAATTTATACAATTAACATTCGCAAAAATACTAAATGGAGTAATGGTGATCTAGTAACAGCCAAAGATTTTGTATACTCATGGCAACATGCCGTTAATCCCAAAACAGCTAGTCAATATACCTACCTTTTTACTAACATTAAAAACGCTGATCAAATTATTGCGGGAAAAAAGGCCCCGACAACTTTAGGAGTTAAGGCAACCGGTAAGTATCAGTTGAAAATTTGGTTAAATCGACCACAATCTTATTTTACTAAGATTTTAGCTCGAGAAACGTTATATCCAATCGACCAACGAGTCGCTAAAAAATACGGCAGTAAATACGGCACAAGCTCTGCTAAGACGGTTTATAACGGACCATTTGTATTAACTGGTTGGAATGGAACCAATGATACCTGGCAGTTAAAGAAAAATTCAAAGTATTGGGATCGCAAGAAAGTCAAATTAAGTTCGATCAAATATCAAGTAGTTAAAGATCCAGCAACAGCGTACAATCTGTACAAAACAAACAAATTAGATTTAATGACTCTAACTGGTGATCAGATTAAGCAACTTGCAAATAATAAAGATGTGGTTAAACGAAATTTAGCTGGAACAGAATATTTAGAATACAATGTTCGTAAAAATAGTCCAGTAGCCAATAAAGATGTGCGTTTGGCAATTTCACTTGCATTAAACCGGAAAGAATTAATTAACAATGTTTTGCAAAATGATGCAAAATCAGCTAATAGCATTGTACCAAGCAACTTTGTCAAGAATCCACAGACCGGAACAGATTATATTAAAGAAGTAAAAGTCAAAAATACCACTAGTTATAATTTAGAGTTAGCTAAAAAGCTGTTTAAAAAAGGCTTACAGCAGCTGAACAAAAAGGAACTGACGGTCACCTTGATGATTGGACCCGATGATAGCACTAAAAAGACTGCTGAATTTATTCAGAGTCAGTTGGAAACACATCTTAAAGGTTTGACGGTTCAGGTCAAGACGATGCCAGTCAACGTCAAGCTTGCACGGCGGGCTAGCGGGGATTTTGATTTAGATTTAATTGGTTGGACGGCTGACTTTGCTGATCCGATTACTTTCTTACAGATGTTCACTTCTGATAGCACACAAAATCATCTTGGTTGGTCAAATGCTAAGTATGATAGTTTGATTAATAATGCTAATCAAAAAGATGCGGGCAATGTTAATCAGCGCTGGTCGGATTTAGTTAAAGCCGGTAAAGTGCTGAATCAAGAACAGCCAATTACCCCATTATACGAGATGAATACGGTTGACTTAGTAAATTCGCACTTGAAAAATATTGTATATGATAGTGTTAATGGACATTATAGTTATAAAGAAGCTTATTTAAGCAAGTAATGGTATAAATTTAGACGACAAACTTGTAATTTATGCTTAAATGGGGTTTAATAAAAATTAAAATAGAGTCTCCTAATTTTAATTAGGTGGATGAATGTCAAAATTATCAGAAACAACATGGAATCGTCGCTAAAAAGTAAGAGTCTGCCGTGAAATCACGTACTAGCTATGAGTAATTATGACGTTGATTGGTGGATGCTAAAGCTTTTGGTAATTAGCATGTAAGATCTCTATTTGAAAATCTAAGTAAATTGTGGTCGATGCACTGTTAGATGCAGTTCTCACCAGCTTTTGACTTTAGTCGTTGACCTAGCTTGATATTGCGATGACGTTCGCAAACTAAATTTGAATGCTTTAATTAGCTGATGACGTCTAGTTCTGTTACAGAACTAGACGTCATTTTTTTTAGGAAGGTGGATAACATTAAAGTTAAATTATTGAATAAAACGCAAGAATACGCCAATTTAATGGAATTAAGATTAACTCCTGAGCAAACCAGATTGGCAAATCGTTTAAATTTGCCAGAAATTTGTGATGTTATGGGTTCAGGAGATGACTTTATTTCAAGAATCAGCCAAAAAATGTTTTTTTGGCTGATTTGTTCTCGAGAAGATCTGCTATATTTGCAAGAAACGATTCAAGATGCTTTTGTGGATGAAAAGTTGGTTAAACGAATCTATCAATTGGTACCTAAAAATCGTTTAACTGTTGAAAAAGCTCTAAAAGATAAGCACTCAGTATCTTTAGCAGCAAAAATTAAGGTAATTAAGAATTTAGTCAAAGAGATTTATCTGATAAAATCTTGGGAATACTTTGGTTCAGACTTTGAAACAAGAAGTTATGGTGCGTCTTTTTTGAATTTCTTTTCACAATTTAACAATCTTCTATCGGAAGATAATTATTTTTATTGTAGAAGAATTTTACAACATCTTTATCATTTAGCTGTAACTGAAAAAGTTGTTGACAATCAAGCTACTGTAGAGAAGTTATGGGTAATTGTTTCTCCTTTGCTGGCTGAAGGCTCAACCAGCAAGAACTTAACCGTAACAACCATGATTGATCAACTATTTAGAGACCTAGTAGTTTTTTTTAAGGAACTTGAAGTTCAAATTGGTTGGTTAGTTGGAGTTATAAATTAAAAAAAAGCTTTGGGTAAAGGAGTCAAAATTTGTTATCCCCAATATGGGCAGGAATTTGAAATGATTGCTGGACAAGATTTAGTAGCTTGTTTAAAGCAAGGTTCAAAAAAAGTTGTGTGGCTAGAGGATCAACAAGGCAAAGATATATTTGATGTTTATCTGAAATTGGGAATATCAGCAACTAAAAATACGCAATCAACAGTTTTATTGTTCCAGTTGATGGCCCAGTCAGGATTATTTGTTTTGGCTAAAAAATTTACTACACAACCACAATTAAATATTTGGCAAGCAAAACTGGAATAATTATTTCAGTTTCTTCTATTTGATAGAAAGGAGCTCCTCCAGAATGAAAGAATTAGATTGCAAACTAAAAATCGAATATCTACTTGATGATTTAGACTTAGCTGAACAACGTAATGAAACTTATCATGGTGCATACCAGAAGCTTTTGGAAGTTAAGCGTAATTATTATGATGAGCTGGAAGTTATTTCTTTTGAAGCAGCTGTAGCTAATTTGATTACCGGATTAGCAAGGTGGGGGAAAAAACTACCGGCGCATCGACAACCCTTTAGATATCTTAATCTGCAGGAATATGCTCAAACTTGTCTTAGTTAACTGTAAAAAGCAAAATTATTTTTGAAATGAGGCATTTTATGAATTACTTTAATCAAGACTTAACTCAGATTCACGCTGATTTAGTGGACAGAAAATATAGTGTTCAAGAATTAATTAAGGCAACTTATCAAAATATTGAACTTACTGACAAAAAAATTCATGCCTTTTTAACGCTAAATAAACAAAAGGCAATGTTTCAAGCTCAAAAGGTTGATCAATCAGGAGCAGTTTTACAAAACTTATTGGCAGGAATTCCAATTGCGATTAAAGATAATATTGTGACTAAGTCATTAAAGACAACAGCGGCTTCGAAAATGCTAGCCAATTTTGTGCCAATTTATGATGCAACCGTGGTTGAAAGATTGGCTGCTGAACAAATGATTAATATTGGCAAAACAAATTTGGATGAGTTTGCGATGGGCGGTTCTACTGAAAATTCGGCTTTTCAAACAACTAGAAATCCTTGGAATCTAGCTTATGTTCCTGGCGGTTCATCGGGTGGCTCAGCAGCAGCAATTGCTTCAGGCCAGATTCCCGTTGCTTTAGGTTCTGATACTGGCGGATCTATTCGCCAGCCAGCTGCTTTCAATGGTATTGTCGGTATGAAGCCGACTTATGGTCGAGTTTCACGTTGGGGCTTAATTGCATTCAGTTCAAGCTTAGATGAGATTGGGGTTTTGTCAAAAACGGTCAAAGATAACGCAGTGATTTTATCAGTAATTGCGGGAAAAGATCAACGTGATGCGACATCTGTCAACCGAAATGTTCCAGATTTTACTAAGGAGTTAACATCTTTGGCTGACATTCATGGTTTAAAAATTGGAATTCCAAAAGAGTTTATTGGACCGGGGATCGATGACTGTATTAAGCAGACGGTTAACGAGACAGCAAAGAGGTTTGAAGAATTAGGTGCTAAAGTGCGGGAAATTTCTTTACCACACAATAAATACTGCGTGGCTGCCTATTATATTATTTCTTCATCGGAAGCATCTTCTAATCTGCAACGCTTTGATGGAGTGCGTTATGGCTACCATGCCGAAAATACTAAAAATTTGGATGAACTGTATGTTAAATCAAGGGCAGAAGGCTTTGGTGATGAAGTAAAGCGGCGGATTATGTTGGGGACGTTTTCTTTATCAGCTGGATATTATGATGCTTATTACA harbors:
- a CDS encoding NAD(P)-dependent alcohol dehydrogenase → MKKIKAAVLSGTDKDFEIKTLQITEELAPHDVRVHMVASGICHTDEAVRNGQGGQFPFPAVLGHEGAGIVTEVGRAVRSTKPGDHVVLCYDYDGYCKNCLNGRPAACVNWNRLNMEGTRIDDSVPFFTEDGTPVKMLFNQSSFASETIVDDRNVTVIDKKIDLRKVGPLGCGFVTGSGTVFNGLKPEVGSSLVIFGTGAVGLGALMAAKITGCSKVICVDIVPKRLELAESLGADFVINSKESDPVAEIRKITDGGANYVIDTTGITPVMQQAFEALASGGVFAPLAVTRHEFKIDHPFADLTSYEKTVKGVLMGEAVPQKAIPELIEFWQAGKFPFDRLEKFYSIEQINEANQASISGEVIKPVLIIDPDYQPA
- a CDS encoding phosphatidylglycerophosphatase A, whose amino-acid sequence is MNDPKFKYPDKASYKFVTDYFKSKGVEAEDIASITYNIQRQYVPGLEMQEVSDAVIDVLHKREVLNNAMVGIVLDQFASQHQLPEPLQSIVENDSGVFGVDELLAEGGISGIYGKIATTNFGYLDKEKHGILKQLDHPSEGNVNTFLDDIIAAVAAAAGAKIAHAHA
- the yjeM gene encoding glutamate/gamma-aminobutyrate family transporter YjeM, with the protein product MPISKKKQLTLLSVLLMIFTSTFAFDNTSIAYYTMGYAGIIWYILAALLFFVPSTLMFAEFGAALHEQPGGVFAWLENSLGLKWAFIGGFIWIASWVILIVSTVSKIWIMLSTTISGSDQTGSWRLGNLTSTQFIGIISILFFVLVTAIATRGLKKVAHLAAIGGIAAAVLTVFFCLASLVLLAKNGFHLAEPVKLPQTFIKSPRVGYQSTSQMISFLIFAVYAYAGIEAIGGVSDQMKNAKKNFPLALGLGALLISSAYAVIIFLWGASANWQEVFHRSGVNLGNTTYVLMSNLGYQLGHQFNLTPKATQSLSFFFARFGSLAMLLSYLGSFFVIVYMPIKSFILGTPKKLWPKALPKLNRYNMPANAMWWQALIVACLIGLTSFGNKSATAFYNILTLMDNLSSTLPYLFLVTAFPFFKANQQLSKPFELFHRKSSSWAVVILVDCLLLLGVGSTMYSAVVAQNYMDLFLELVGPVLFGIIGYALYLLYCRRRQNSI
- a CDS encoding 5-methyltetrahydropteroyltriglutamate--homocysteine S-methyltransferase — protein: MTNTTATKLHYDIVGSFLRPAELKAAREKFKAGEISVADLHQAEDQAIEDLVAKEKAHGLKVVTDGEFRRSWWHLDTFWGFSGVKKIERQQGYTFHDEETRAESAQVSGKVAFSSDHPDLAAYKFLHTLTVNDPEISDRQSIPAPAQLYAELIRGEKNRQAIAKYYSNEADLVADIGQAYHDLLLALYDAGCRDVKFDDCTWGMIVDDNYWKNRIQEGFSRDELAEAYLKVNNAALVDLPEDLQVTTHVCRGNYHSTWAAAGGYAPIADYLFARENVKSFYLEYDDSRSGDFAPLAKVAAGKDVVLGLVTSKHPELEDSQTLIKRVEEASQFVPLEHLALSTQCGFASTEEGNKLTEKQQWDKIELVIDVANQIWK
- a CDS encoding peptide ABC transporter substrate-binding protein gives rise to the protein MNQKRRKIFWGGLIAAIIVIIGVVGWQSSTKNKQKSTTKATKQTINLAASYTITSLDVAKITDRTSFNQIDNVGEGLYQYDKNGNALKALAIKTKVSKNKRIYTINIRKNTKWSNGDLVTAKDFVYSWQHAVNPKTASQYTYLFTNIKNADQIIAGKKAPTTLGVKATGKYQLKIWLNRPQSYFTKILARETLYPIDQRVAKKYGSKYGTSSAKTVYNGPFVLTGWNGTNDTWQLKKNSKYWDRKKVKLSSIKYQVVKDPATAYNLYKTNKLDLMTLTGDQIKQLANNKDVVKRNLAGTEYLEYNVRKNSPVANKDVRLAISLALNRKELINNVLQNDAKSANSIVPSNFVKNPQTGTDYIKEVKVKNTTSYNLELAKKLFKKGLQQLNKKELTVTLMIGPDDSTKKTAEFIQSQLETHLKGLTVQVKTMPVNVKLARRASGDFDLDLIGWTADFADPITFLQMFTSDSTQNHLGWSNAKYDSLINNANQKDAGNVNQRWSDLVKAGKVLNQEQPITPLYEMNTVDLVNSHLKNIVYDSVNGHYSYKEAYLSK
- the gatA gene encoding Asp-tRNA(Asn)/Glu-tRNA(Gln) amidotransferase subunit GatA, whose protein sequence is MNYFNQDLTQIHADLVDRKYSVQELIKATYQNIELTDKKIHAFLTLNKQKAMFQAQKVDQSGAVLQNLLAGIPIAIKDNIVTKSLKTTAASKMLANFVPIYDATVVERLAAEQMINIGKTNLDEFAMGGSTENSAFQTTRNPWNLAYVPGGSSGGSAAAIASGQIPVALGSDTGGSIRQPAAFNGIVGMKPTYGRVSRWGLIAFSSSLDEIGVLSKTVKDNAVILSVIAGKDQRDATSVNRNVPDFTKELTSLADIHGLKIGIPKEFIGPGIDDCIKQTVNETAKRFEELGAKVREISLPHNKYCVAAYYIISSSEASSNLQRFDGVRYGYHAENTKNLDELYVKSRAEGFGDEVKRRIMLGTFSLSAGYYDAYYKKAAQVRTLIIRDFRKAFEQVDLILGPVAPTTAYKIGQNVTDPLKMYLSDILTIPVNMAGLPGMTFPAGFSQGLPIGLQLIGKWFDEQTIYRAGYVFERNTDFHRRHPMLK